A single genomic interval of Malania oleifera isolate guangnan ecotype guangnan chromosome 11, ASM2987363v1, whole genome shotgun sequence harbors:
- the LOC131168302 gene encoding uncharacterized protein LOC131168302, whose translation MATSESQKQLLTLIREFSSEKSQGERRVVGLKKRIEEIRAELDAANAELEDTKRSKETTEQELKGYEVELTLNDASIQTLEARISQVQDEISTVGYKVEALKNEEGATRDEFISKMFEINLEIR comes from the exons ATGGCCACAAGCGAATCACAGAAGCAACTACTAACCCTAATTCGAGAATTCTCTTCTGAAAAGTCTCAAGGAG AACGCAGAGTAGTTGGTCTGAAGAAGCGAATTGAAGAGATACGGGCTGAGCTAGATGCAGCAAATGCAGAGCTTGAAGATACGAAACGCTCAAAAGAAACTACGGAGCAGGAGCTTAAAGGCTACGAAGTTGAATTGACCTTGAACGATGCTTCGATTCAAACCCTAGAG GCTAGAATTTCTCAGGTTCAGGATGAAATATCTACGGTTGGATATAAAGTAGAGGCTCTGAAG AATGAAGAAGGAGCTACAAG AGATGAGTTTATCAGCAAAATGTTTGAGATCAACTTGGAGATACGGTAG